Part of the Micropterus dolomieu isolate WLL.071019.BEF.003 ecotype Adirondacks linkage group LG17, ASM2129224v1, whole genome shotgun sequence genome is shown below.
GCAAACAACAACTCAAACCCAACCCACACTGCAGCCAGCAAGAAGGTTGCTGTGTGAACATGTGACCACtcagggtttttttctgaaattttcTGAAGATACTGTTGGACCAAAACAACTGAGTAGAAAATCTGAAGgttacagagaaaaaaaaaagctttaagataagattttttttcccctcccacAAACACCTTTTTAAAATCTTCATTTTTCTCTGTGACTTCAAATTTACTGACACAGGATGTGAGCTGAAAGTGAAAATACTTAATTTGATTAAGAAAATCCAGGGTTTGAAAGGAGTCACAGCATTGATACACAGTCTCTGTCACATTCGTGCAGTTTTACTGGAAAAATCATCAGGAGAGTGACACCGAGTGTCCTCTGAGAAACTCATTAGCAGGACTTTGAGCCTCATGGATCAATGAGATGTAGAACAATGTAGGAGAAGCACTTCGGTGTAACCGTAGAGGCCACCCTGGCCATGCACACTGCTGGAGGATGAGGCGGTGGGTGAAACCACAGCTCATAAAGAGATCAAACCACAAACACTCCTCAGCTGTCATCAAGGATGCTGTGGTTTACACTTAACATCACATGGCTGACTGGCACATTATGGGTGTATGCTGCTATAATttacacagcaaaaaaaaaaacaaaacacccagCCCGTTTATTAAAAGGGACAGTAAGTGACTGTAATCCAATACACGTTTAAATTCTGCGAAtatttccacaaaaaaaaaaacaaataaaaataaataaaatcagcttttcctacacagccctggctctgtaaactgaaaacaaagaaagtggcgTGGACCTTgcacacaacattgttccagccaatcagcaaccgGTGGCATTAGTGCTCATGCACAAGAGTGATGTGGGGAGGGGAGACAGTGCTTTACACCGGCCCATCCGAATGTGCTGGACTCTAGGGAGATGGCTGAGAAACAgtcaaagaggaaaaggtctaaagaaattaaacaaaggAGAAAGTGATATGACCAGGCCAGGGCGAAGGCATTTCAACCCTAGAGAAAGCTCAGAGCTTTTGAGGAAGTACTGAAGGGAGGGGTGCATTTGTTTGGcagtttagttaaaaaaaaaatcaacaatccTTCTGCAAAATCACTTTACTCTCAATTACTCTCCCTTCAACTTGTTAATTAAGTGTATTAAGCCAAATATCATCAGAAATAATATAATGTGAATTATAAAAGTGGAGGAAAAACTCAGCATGCCAGGAATTAATACTTGCTGATTGACTTAATGTGGATTAATTAGTAGCAGCGGACCAGTCTTTGGGCTAATGATTACTCATTCTGACTCCTCAAATGCACCCAATCATTTACAAATATGTGATCTTTATAAAGTGACCACCGTGGACGAACTCACGAGTTACACCAAAGCACTGACGACATTCAGCTGTTTGCCTTAACTTATCGGCCTGGTCAAAATGCACAGTAATTGTGTTGCTGAAGACAACTGATCTTTATATATGCATTCTGCAAAGGCAACAAATAAACAGCAACATCTCACACTGAGTCATCTGGACCACAACTGAAACTCCACTGCACAAACTTAGGGACACAGACTATGTATGTATCTGTTGACTGTAACATACCAAAAGCAGAGTTCCTTTTGCCTTGGTCTTCTTTTGCAACCGTGTTAGTTTCATTTTCTATAGAAAGCAGAAACTTGCTTGtcaacagacaggaagtgatttGGCACCAGCCTCAGCTCTACAGCAGAGGTTACCAGAGGCATTTAGTTCCCTTTTCCAAAAAACGtttccattttaattttgtttgctgtgtgaAGTGCTGTTGGTGGCTGCAGTACTTTGCTGAGTTTGTGCATCCTGTGAGAGAAACTCTGAATTGGAATGAGCAAGGAGAACGTACCTCTCTGTCCATCATGTGCAGACTACAAGCCTTTCCTCAAAGAAGACACTTTGACAAGTCATAGCAGGAGAAGCACATGTGTGGctaataaaattaacaattacTGCAttcaattaataattattattacaaaacATGATATCAGTGACACCTGAGCTTGTCCTGCTAGGACTTGCCCAGATATCTGCCGTGACAAAGGCCTGCTTTCGTGCTGACAGAGTGCCGCCTCTGTTGGTCTTGTGGTTTGACATATAAAAGCAATTGTGTGCTGCGACTAATTTGCAAAACGAATCACATTATTCACTTTGTTTCTGTGCAGCCACATACTGaacactttcttcttttttgtgacTGCTCTGCTCACATTTTTTCTGCACtctgcagacattttaaaaGGAAGTTGTTTTTTATAGAATCACCACAATATTAGTTTGGGTTTAACAGCTTTGATGCCATCTTTGATGAGTGTGGTACATACCCGGCCATCATGAGTGAGAAGTATGGAGTCACTCTTGATGTCTCTGTGAATCACACCCTGTGTGTGGAGGACAGACAACGCCttcaggacagacagacacactgtgGCAATCTGCTCCTCGTTCATCCTGGAGGGAAGGAGACAACAAATATGTAAATTTAGACACTGTACAGTCAGGTGCAATTTCTGAAACTATATCGACCAGTCTTTGTTTTATAGTTATTagagaaatactgtatgtactacTGTGTGTAACTCTGTATTATGTGTCTTGTTCATCTGGTTTGTTTAGTTCTATCACTGTGTTTTACTCGTGACTTGCCAAGAGACTGCAGCTGAAAATTACCTTTAAATTATTTCTGGTACAATGTATCAAATGGTAACAATTATTGTTAATTTTGCACATGATCCATTACAAATAAAACTGTCACATATCAATATATAACTTGTAAAATGACACAAGACCATGATGGTATATCCATCTGTGCAGAACACATCAGGTAACACTGCCCCCTTATGGAAGATAAGAGTTGGTGAGGGAAATTTGATGCAGGATACGGTTTAATGTTGAGGAAATTAAAAGCCTAAATCACAAGAAAGTATATTGATTACATAGACTACAAGCTCATATACCCACCCACAATGGTTAAACCTCTTAAAAGATGCGAGGTACTACATAAATGACACAAATagtttttctctctcacctgGTGTGTGTCACGATGTCTGTGAGAGCTCCTCCCTCCAGGAactccatgacaacccagagctCATCTCCCACCAGGTAGCTGTTGTACATCTCCACCACGTTCTCATGGTGATAGTCCCGCATGATTACCACCTGCAGTTACCATAGAAACAGATATAATTGCACGACTCGTTAGACTCAAAAGAATGACAAAGTGGCCTTGCATTTAGAGAGACTATGGTGTATCTGTAAGTATCTGTCGACGCTGGTGAAGCCCTGCCTGATTACTCATGAGCCgaataaaatatctaaaatataaaGTGACAATTAGaaactaatgtgtgtgtgaaagctgTATAATCTACCACCTACATAAAAGCCTTTCATTTCTACTGACTTTGAGAGATGTGTCTCAGGAAAGTAATTTTATTCCATGGTTTTATGTCTGAAGGCTGCATGAGCTGAGTGTGATAGATACCTTCACACCTTGCTTTGCTGCTATGCCGTCTTTATATGTGAAAAATATATCTGCAAAATTTGCTTGTGTCAGGAAAGTgtgaaataacatttttggaatgttacaatttattttcatatacaGCCATTGTTCTCTTTCTGGTTCAAAGGCACTAGTCAGGACATACTGATAGGTCAGTGTGTATCACAGTATACACAACTTGTCACAAGGCATATATGAAGCAAAGCAATCTAACAACATTGTttaaaacagaggaaaaatgCAGATGTAAGTGCAGTAAAACATCTCTGCATCAGTCAAAGTGCATCAGCTGATGCATTTTATTATCACATTCAGTGTCAGTATTCACTAGATCAAAAACTCTTACCTCGTTGAAGAGGAGTTCTCTGCGCTGTTGTTTCCTCAGGTCCATCTTCTTCACGGCGACCAGTTTGCCGTTGGTTTTCACTGTGGCAATACACACAATCCCAGTGGACCCCTCCCCTATCTTAATGTAGTGGTCTAAGTAGGTTCGCGGATCGCCAGGATCCACCACCATCTGTAGCGCTGCTCTGAACTGCTCATGGGAAACCCTCTGAGGCTCCCTTTGCGGTGAGCGGCCCTGGGACGGCGCACCTGAGACTGGGGCCCCAGAGGGCGCAGGGGGCCGTGGAGCTGGAACGTTGGGGTGAGGGGTGTGTGGGTGCTGGGTGGCCTCAGGGGTCAGGCTGGGGTGGGAAGTATGATGAGGGTGCGGGTGGCTTATAGGGGGCTTGGAGCTGGATGAACCTCGAGCAGAGCCGCTAGAGGGGCCATTTTGAGGAGATTCATGGTGTCGAGCTGGCTGGAAGAAACAAGACAGGAGAACGTCACCAAACAACATCCACTCAGTATAAAAATCAAGAGGAAGCTGTCCTTTCGGGATAGAGCTGCAACAACTTATGAATAACTTAGCAAGATAACTGATTCGTAGATGCTTCGTAATGCGGAAGTGGACAATTCCAAATCAAATCACGAATGTAAATACTTCATTATCTAAATGTTGACAGAATGAAAAGGGGGAACTCGGAAATGCAGAAGTGCAGCACTGGACTGTCTGTGTGCTGTGCACATAGCAGCCACGATCGATAATATCTATCAAATCAAAATGATGTTTTCACCCGCACACAggcagcagaaagtgacagtgaaagcTAGCAGAGGGCAGAGGCAAAGCATTAAGTTGGCAGGCTGTGAAAGTACAgggtaggtcacagtgtgtcacagCGGAGTGAACATGGTgtggctggagcattgtaaagtgagtaataatataataataattttcaaaaacaagttacaaagtgctttaacaagtgtaaagaataatacaaaaaaaaaaaacaagataagagcatgaaaaattaatataaaattagtaaaatacaataaaataaaagggataaaataaagtcaaataagatagggaaaggctctcctataaaagtatgttttaagaagggacttcaaagagttcactgactcagccgacctgatttcctcgggcaggctgttccagagcctcggggccccgacagcaaacgctctgtcccctttagttttcagtcgagactctggaacagacaacagacctctgcccgaggatctcaaggtacgtgctggtgcgtatgggactaaaaggtcagaaatataacaaggcgagaggccatgaagagctttaaaagtgatcaatagaattttaaagtcaattctaaaacatactgggagccagtgtaatgaagctaaaataggagtaatgtggtcatatttctttgttctggttaaaagcctggcagctgagttctggacagtctggagtNNNNNNNNNNNNNNNNNNNNNNNNNNNNNNNNNNNNNNNNNNNNNNNNNNNNNNNNNNNNNNNNNNNNNNNNNNNNNNNNNNNNNNNNNNNNNNNNNNNNctgactcagccgacctgatttcctcgggcaggctgttccagagcctcggggccccgacagcaaacgctctgtcccctttagttttcagtcgagactctggaacagacaacagacctctgcccgaggatctcaaggtacgtgctggtgcgtatgggactaaaagttcagaaatataacaaggcgagaggccatgaagagctttaaaagtgatcaatagaattttaaagtcaattctaaaacatactgggagccagtgtaatgaagctaaaataggagtaatgtggtcatatttctttgttctggttaaaagcctggcagctgagttctggacagtctggagtcgatcaatagatttttgggttaaacaggtgaaaaggctgttgcaataatccaggcgtgatgagatgaaggcgtgtaaaatggtctcggtgtcctttagttaacatagatcgaatttttgctatatttctaagttgataaaaacatgattgaacaagctttgtggtgtgctgctcgaaatttaaattactatcaaaccaaacaccaaggttctttgccacaggagTAGTGTAACTCCTATCTGAAactatactaataacagcagcatcagaaatgaaAACCGCAGCAACAGAGGGCAGCAATGATGCTGTAATAATGCTATGTAGAATTAGCTACATTTACaggaagtaacattaaatagccaCATGTCATTACTATCTACTTGGTTCTATCATTATAAATACTGCattaaaagtaccaagtagccacacagtgagaaaaatacatatttatccTGTTCGTTTTCCAATCATATCGTAGCCCTCATAATCATAATGAGGTGCCTAGAGATTCCCACGCCTAGAAGTGAGGCATCGTGATATCGAATCAAATCGTTGACAGGATAATCAtaatcgaatcgtgagaccagtgaagatgcacacccctaacttacaacaacaaaaatattaacaCCACATTTACACAGTAAGAGGGGGTTGTTGGCATTTAATCCACCATCACAGGTTATTTCATTTTACTCCACGTTAGCGATGGGgattgtacatttttattgattGGATTGACAATCCGATTCTTTattgatactttactattatttggtgacggttatttggtaagacctgACCCAAGGTacgaggaaaatattcaatgtgcgataacattgttatatattgagatgacatatgacttgtgataaataaacaaatacggAAGTGTgtatattaactgcctggttgttttaaaattaattacagGATTAGAATTgaagattttaaatacagctaaatgttgtttctggaGCAGCAACATTGTGGTGACATTTAGAAGGAATTAAAACTCAGACTGCAGTCTCAGTTCCTCCTCCtatctgctgttattcactgcctgcaggtatcCCTACCAGGCCAAAGGAGGAGCTGCTGGTTTgtcacagccagcagctgagtttctAACAATGTGAcaaattttaagactacagaccagtctatgctccagacagacagctttctatttagcttgtttttaacatttggctaattgccAAGCTAAGTTTGCTGTGCTTGTATGAAACATACAGGATGTGAGACCggggacagagatgattaaatcaaccctttctacatgtttaccttacagacaggtggaTTGAtgaagtattgtctttttactcgcaaaggttttattgcacgtacttacagtaacgagcgtagctgtcggTAACTCAAGTAGTTTGGAGCTATTTACCTTCACCGTCTCCAACGAGACGTGGCAGCATCTTTctctgctgccgctgtgtgcatgtgaaggagccgacagagagcagcagaggctgcagcctgatgataaacaTTCCGGCCTGTTTAATACCGCGTTTCGGTGCCATCATAGTTCTCTTATTCATCACGTTtcaagttaaatcagatttCACGCTCGAGACACAACGTTACTTTATAGGTCAGATCTTAttgattttcaggttttgagaaattttggaaccggatCTCGATCCCCATCTCTACTCCACCACGTTAtcattatacagtataatgtaatATAGTAATTCAGGAAAATCTAATTTGATAGAAAGGTCTGTTTTTGCCTAATCTAGCAAATTCAATACCTGAAATAAATCAAGGTACTTCATCAGATTGATGATATAAAAATCCAATAATACCTTAAAGACATCCTGCTCACTGATTTGCAGATTGCAAACTGAATTGGCCTAATACACACAGATACTAAATGGATAGTTACTGCAGTATAAATTGTATGGGAAAAGCTTTGGTTTAGTGTACATCgaaaatacaaataacacaaaTCAAACAATCCATAACATAATTCTGTAAAGCAATTTGCCACAGCAAGGTtgttctgcttttttaaaagCCCTGAACTCCATAAATCTAAAATAATGAGATCCAGGACAGAAGCAGCTAAATCTGACCTGGAGAACAAAGAGCAAGGTGACGGGAGCTATCATCCATCAGCCAGCAGCTCAATTTGCACCTGTCTGCCTTTTTCTCTCAGTCAATAGCTTCCCTCAGGGCTGCTGTCTCTCCTTGTGCCTGTACTGGCTGGAAACAGccacctgtctttctgtccatgCTGCCGTCCCTACCTGTCCTGTGGGGCTGCGTCCGCCCTCGCTGTCTGTCCTCGGGTAGGTGTTAAACGGCCGTGTGGTCTGTTGGGCAGTCTTCATCACCCCCTCTGTTACTGGCAGGTTTGGGGTGCGGATGTTGGGCCCAGAGAGAGGTCTCTTGTCCCTGGGAGACTGAGGGCTGCCATCCCGCACCATGTAGCTAGACTTTGGCCTGTGGTCACTGGGTTGATCCCTGTGAGGCACCTGCTCCTGAAGAAAGGCAGGGTTTGAGAGATGGAGGGATTAGTGGGATGTATGCAAGGAAAaatagacagagaaaaagatgcATAAATGAAGCTGTTACAatatcaaattaaaacaaatcaaagatACCTAAAGTGTTGTATTATTAACTAAAATCTACAAGGCTAGGACTTAATATATTGGTCTAGAAAAGGGGTCGGGAACCTTTTTGACTGAGAGAGCCATGAACgccacatattttaaaatgtaattccGTGAGAGCCATACAATATGTTTAACACTAAATACAagtaaatgtgtgcattttatgTAAGACCAACACTTTAAAGTACAATAAGTCTCTGAATTCTTTTTAATAACGTTGTTATGTTGTTGCTAACCAATGTTGAATAAAGTACTTCCTACCATTAATGCAACTTCTGGTGCTGCATGGTTTTGCTGATGGCTTTGTAGTCTGGTTGATACGTGGTGAGGTTAAGCTTCATGCAGGCGTTGAGACTTCCATCCGTTAAACGTGATCGTAGATTGGTCTTCATGTTCTTTAGATGTGAGAAAGACTGCTCACATGCATACGTAGAGCCAAACATTGTCAGTACAGCAATACTCACACGCTGAAGTGTGTGCTATGTGACGGGAAGCGCGTTCCAAGTCTGCGGGTTGAAGTTTTCTCAATTCTCCCCACTTGTGTTTGCTCGCCAACTCTGCTTGCTGTCGTGCAAGTCTTTCCAAATCTTCATTCAGTGACTTGAACTTATTCACCTACATGTCTGAGGCCTTCAGGTCAGCAGCTTGTAGCTCAAAATCTCTGGCGGAGACACCGGGGATGTAACTCAGCTCGACACTGTCCCCTGCACACTTGTGTGGATGGGTGATGAACTTAAAAAGACGAGCGCGCTCACGAAATTCTCCAAAGCGCGCTTTGAATGACAGCAGGAGATTAGATGTGAAGCCCGCTAGCTGCTGAAGATCAAGATGTTGAGCAGGGTCACTTGCTGTGCATGCATATTTAAACTGTCCCAGTTTTTCAAAGTGTAGTAAACGACCTGTTTCAATGTCAGCGATGAAGAGTTCCAGCTTGTTTTCAAATGCAAACACTGCTTGTTGAAGGGATAAGACGGTATTTCCAACGCCTTGCATTTTCACATTGAGCTGGTTCAGATTTTCAGTCATGTCCACGAGATAGTAGAACTTCAGGAGCCACTCAGTGTTAGCTAACTCAGGATGCTcgacatttttcatttcaagaaAAGTCTGGATTTCGCTCAGACAAACCTGGAAACTAAGCACCTTCCCTATTGACAACCAACGCACATTGCTGTGCAGAAGCAGACCAGGATAATTATTCCCAACTTCATATAGCAGTGTTTTAAACTGGCGATCATTTAAAGCTCAGGCAACAATAGTTGACCACCCGAATGACTAGCGACATCACCTCACCAAGCTGCTCGCCACACATCTGAGCACAAAGCGCCTCCTGATGTAGGATGCAGTGAAAACTTAGGATGGGTCTCTTTTCATGTTCATGAAGAAGCGCTACGAatcctctgtttttccccaccatgCACGGAGCACCGTCAGTACACACCGAAATAAGTTTATCAATcggtagattttttttcttcagcaaacttCAGACTTGAATAAATCCTCCCCTCTTGTTGTCCCTTTCAAAGGTAAAACAGCAAGACTTTCCTCACGTAGTGTGTCACCGACAGCATACCTTGCAATCACGCTGAACTGGGATAAATGGCTTACGTCTGTTGACTCATCCAAAGCGAGAGAAAAGAATGGTGCTGCATTTATGTCCTTCCCTTGTGTTGCCTCAATTTGATTTGCCATCACGATGGTATGATCGTGAACAGTTCTTGCCGACAGAGGCATGTCTTTTATTCGCTTGATTATCTtgtctttatctttatctttgtCGTCAAAAAGTTCATTGGCAACATCAAGCATGAATGTTTTGGCATACTCCCCATCTGTGAATAGCTTTCCGTTTCTCACAATTGCTAAAGCACCAGCAAAGCTAACCGATTTCCAGTCACCTTGTTGTGTCCAAACACGGAGTTGCTGCTGACTAGCTTGCACTCTGCACAGTAGCTCTTGACATGCTTTATTCCTGCTGTCCCCCGCAGGATATTTCGATGCAAATGTAGTATTGCGTGTGTCGCTTTATATTTGACCGTTTCATCGATGCAATTTTATCATTGCATATTAGACACACTGCAGAACCTGCTCTCTCCACAAAGGCGAATTCCTCTGTCCATTCCTGCTAAAAAGTACGATACTcctcatctttttttcttttagccaTCTTCTTTGTCAAAAGGGTTTCTgcaattagctagctagctgactACTTGATTAAAAGGCGGGACATTTACTTTCTGACCTCACAACGACCCGTGTATGTTACGCATTATCCAATAAAAATTTGGTGTTGTCCCGGAGTACAGCTGTGATTGGCTCCAGCCACCCGCAACCATGAACATGCGCGGTAGGAAATGAATGGATTGAAATACATgagaatgttttatatttttaacgttattatttttgtttattaaagatTTGTCTGCGAGCCAGATGCAGCCATCCAAAAGAGCCACATCGGGCTTGCGAGCCATAGGTTCCCGACCCCTGGTCTAGAAAATAATGACTACAGGAAAGAGAGCCGTGTCCTATGAACAGCAATGTCCATATAAAGAATCTTATTACTAATAACTATGAAGATGAGGTGCTGGGTCCAGTCCCTACCTTGTCCCGGTCCCGATGCTCCCTGTCTCtgtgagggggaggaggagggccGGAGCCTGGTCTGTCTCTGTGGGCCCTGCTGGGCTCTTGGCCCCGAGGCTGCTGCTGGGGACGACCCTGGACTACCTCATCCCACTGCGGACGGATTACGTGCTGACCCTGGCGGGGGTCACCGCCACTCTGGGGTTCTGGTCTGGTTCGGTCTCTGAGAAGGAGAGCGATGCAAACATCAGTACAGATACTCGTGGTGCAACAGCTCGTTGGTTTGTGTTGATAAAATCTCTACTTTGCTCCTGTTCGTAAAATAATGATGCCACAACAAACAATCCGTGCTATATCCCACTTCTAAAGAAACAATCAGCGAGTAAATGCACAATAATGAAATGCTTCAACTTATTTGTGTTCAAAATATGTGCCATTTACTCCACCCGGAGCTGCAGTTTGACAGCTTACCTCTCTTGTCTTTCTGGTTGTGAGTGGTGGCGGTGGTGAGGATCTCCGTTCtcctgccctcctcctcctgaagaGCTCGAGTCCTTGCGAGGCTGGATGGGAGGGCTGCCTCGTCGCAGGGAGTTGGAGCGAGTCACAGACATGGTGTCAAACTCATCCAACAGCCATGTTAGAGAGCCGTCCACTCCAAGTTTGTTGCCACGCACAATTGTCTGTAGATTTGaaggagagaaataaaaacaaaaaaaaaaaaccttggtGGACAGAGGATGAACAGATGAGAACACACAAAGCGTCTTGTCTGAATCACTTTGGTAAAAAACGGTTTGAAAATTTCACATCGCAATattagtgaccaaaattatcatggttatcagtattatcacggtattgtaaaaatgtgccgaaaaagtactgatacacacactgaaactatttcaacaagttttattttgttaactacaaataaaatagcaattttatttgcataaacattaaaataaccaATAGCCAATATCTTgtgtaaacatattaaaaccatctaagtgtgcattatcaagattttatattatatcgGTAATGCAATGACCCCGTGCACAattacattaaaacaattaagtcttcagaagacagtgatagtaactgcaatgagcccaacaactgacataaatacaggaGGAGTCGATAGTATTTCTCCTGTTCTGACACTTTTACAACTAATTTGATAGCCGCTGGATTAAAAATGAAcaagatatgctggttggttgactaaactgcataacctgttatcatgtgcagtggacgaatagagtCTGCAGGCacacgtgtagcgtttttacaacagcagctaacactgagagcttcagtttactgttagcgtcagacagacaaaccaaagctaaaagttaaatCACCCTGTGTTCActataaggtcattttcttcaatcaagtttccctcagcactctcataaaaTCTCTGCAGCAACCCACGTTGCAtactgcgcatgcgcgcctgcttctgggagactgtCGCTAACTTCGACTAATGCTAGACATTATTTGCTGCGAGTTTGTAATACCGTGGTGACCGAACCCGGTTATCATTAGTTAAAATTGTTTGTACTtcaataattaatattttaagtaTCAAAGACATTCCTTCAGAGCCTTCCAGCTAAGATTTACAATTAGTGccgccaagtttattagtgcaAAAGGAAGACTCAACTTGACTGTTTTACCTAAATTTGGCTTTTGAAGACCAAGGCACTGCAGTGACCATGCAAAAGTCTTGGCTACCTAAATGTCAGTCTCATAAGTTATAATTTAGTCAAAATGTAGCTCAATCTAGTGGCCAAAATTCACAAACTGATAAAACAAGAATTCATGACATTCAATGacaatttttgaaaatgtatcatTTTCCGCTCACCCCCACCTTGTGTGGCTCCACGGCAGTGATGACATTCACATCGATGAAGGGTTTGGGTCTTTTGGCGGTGTCTTCGATGAGCGACTGCCATTGCCGTGGCAACCCGACAAACTTCTGCTCCTGCTCGTCAAAGTCAGTATGAACGCGATGCTCGAAGTTGGATGGAGCAGAGATCTGGATACGAGATTTCTTCTTTTTAGTGAACATGATGGCGGCTGAGGCAGCTGCAGGGAGGAAGCAGGAAAGAGTGAGgataaaatgcaaatgtaatgcTTCCGAAGGACATATGTAAATCATACCATACATACATGCCCTAAGCATGCAGACAGGCATGGACGGAAACTTCAGGAATCACTCAACCACTGTCTTGACTTCACTGCCAAGAATATGTCAGGTACAtgtgaatgtaaaaatacaccTGGTCcaaacagcatttaaaatgcACATGGATTGCAGGCTGGTGTCCTAtaaaaatgcaatcaatgaTTGAGAGGGTAAAACCATTTAAAGCCTATTTCGCATAATTCTCAGTGATTCACTTAAGTTTATcatcataacagaagttatctcagggCACTTGTCATATAATAGAGCAGGTCTAAATTTACTCTTTATGGCTGACAGCTTACAAAGCAGCAACCAAACTGGTGTAGACCAAAAAACAAGGCCTTATTTGCAAAACTCACATCACCATGATAAATATTatttgtacttgtgtgtgtgtgtgc
Proteins encoded:
- the pak4 gene encoding serine/threonine-protein kinase PAK 4 isoform X2 — encoded protein: MFTKKKKSRIQISAPSNFEHRVHTDFDEQEQKFVGLPRQWQSLIEDTAKRPKPFIDVNVITAVEPHKTIVRGNKLGVDGSLTWLLDEFDTMSVTRSNSLRRGSPPIQPRKDSSSSGGGGQENGDPHHRHHSQPERQERDRTRPEPQSGGDPRQGQHVIRPQWDEVVQGRPQQQPRGQEPSRAHRDRPGSGPPPPPHRDREHRDRDKEQVPHRDQPSDHRPKSSYMVRDGSPQSPRDKRPLSGPNIRTPNLPVTEGVMKTAQQTTRPFNTYPRTDSEGGRSPTGQPARHHESPQNGPSSGSARGSSSSKPPISHPHPHHTSHPSLTPEATQHPHTPHPNVPAPRPPAPSGAPVSGAPSQGRSPQREPQRVSHEQFRAALQMVVDPGDPRTYLDHYIKIGEGSTGIVCIATVKTNGKLVAVKKMDLRKQQRRELLFNEVVIMRDYHHENVVEMYNSYLVGDELWVVMEFLEGGALTDIVTHTRMNEEQIATVCLSVLKALSVLHTQGVIHRDIKSDSILLTHDGRVKLSDFGFCAQVSKEVQRRKSLVGTPYWMAPELISRLPYGPEVDIWSLGIMVIEMVDGEPPYFNEPPLKAMKMIRDNLPPKLKNLHKVSPLLKGFLDRMLVRDPAQRASASELLKHPFLTKAGPPSCIVPLMRQNRMR
- the pak4 gene encoding serine/threonine-protein kinase PAK 4 isoform X1; translated protein: MFTKKKKSRIQISAPSNFEHRVHTDFDEQEQKFVGLPRQWQSLIEDTAKRPKPFIDVNVITAVEPHKVGTIVRGNKLGVDGSLTWLLDEFDTMSVTRSNSLRRGSPPIQPRKDSSSSGGGGQENGDPHHRHHSQPERQERDRTRPEPQSGGDPRQGQHVIRPQWDEVVQGRPQQQPRGQEPSRAHRDRPGSGPPPPPHRDREHRDRDKEQVPHRDQPSDHRPKSSYMVRDGSPQSPRDKRPLSGPNIRTPNLPVTEGVMKTAQQTTRPFNTYPRTDSEGGRSPTGQPARHHESPQNGPSSGSARGSSSSKPPISHPHPHHTSHPSLTPEATQHPHTPHPNVPAPRPPAPSGAPVSGAPSQGRSPQREPQRVSHEQFRAALQMVVDPGDPRTYLDHYIKIGEGSTGIVCIATVKTNGKLVAVKKMDLRKQQRRELLFNEVVIMRDYHHENVVEMYNSYLVGDELWVVMEFLEGGALTDIVTHTRMNEEQIATVCLSVLKALSVLHTQGVIHRDIKSDSILLTHDGRVKLSDFGFCAQVSKEVQRRKSLVGTPYWMAPELISRLPYGPEVDIWSLGIMVIEMVDGEPPYFNEPPLKAMKMIRDNLPPKLKNLHKVSPLLKGFLDRMLVRDPAQRASASELLKHPFLTKAGPPSCIVPLMRQNRMR